The Manihot esculenta cultivar AM560-2 chromosome 11, M.esculenta_v8, whole genome shotgun sequence genome includes a region encoding these proteins:
- the LOC110626987 gene encoding two-component response regulator-like PRR95, with protein sequence MYGHSNSTFPLADFVLGHHPSSPDGTAPSAFLSVSGQFPPPAHLIIPDQLPGFEMAGSSTTSGCSSYGSPSSLASCGTTHQPSLIQRSISSHSLQKNGYHCHFTCPQDFLDMDTSHVRRVFSTGDLQHGHKADSPLSSESSVIIESMSKACKYSPEEKKERIEKYRSKRTQRNFTKKIKYACRKTLADSRPRIRGRFARNDEIEKNVQAQWSNISGEEDNEDYDDNWIDFLDAFSANSIP encoded by the exons ATGTACGGTCACAGTAACTCCACATTCCCACTCGCTGACTTCGTTCTCGGCCACCACCCTTCGTCTCCCGACGGCACTGCTCCATCGGCTTTCCTGTCGGTGTCAGGTCAGTTCCCTCCGCCAGCTCACTTAATCATTCCGGACCAACTGCCTGGATTTGAGATGGCCGGCAGCAGTACTACTAGTGGTTGCAGCAGCTACGGTTCGCCGAGTTCGCTGGCGAGTTGTGGAACGACTCACCAACCGAGTTTGATTCAGAGGAGTATTAGTAGCCATTCGCTGCAAAAAAATGGGTACCATTGTCATTTCACATGCCCTCAGGATTTTCTTGACATGGACACCAGCCATGTAAGGAGAGTCTTCAGCACTGGTGATTTGCAG CATGGGCACAAAGCAGACAGCCCATTATCAAGTGAGAGCAGTGTGATAATTGAGAGTATGAGCAAAGCATGCAAATACAGTCCAgaggagaagaaagagagaattGAGAAGTACAGAAGCAAGAGGACACAGAGGAACTTCACCAAAAAAATTAAg TATGCTTGCAGAAAAACACTTGCAGACAGCCGGCCACGCATTAGAGGGAGGTTTGCAAGGAACGATGAAATAGAAAAGAATGTTCAAGCTCAATGGAGCAATATAAGTGGGGAAGAAGATAATGAAGACTATGACGATAACTGGATTGATTTTCTGGATGCTTTTTCAGCAAATTCAATTCCTTAA